One window of Acetonema longum DSM 6540 genomic DNA carries:
- a CDS encoding cation diffusion facilitator family transporter yields the protein MQNQNAHNELKKRTAWISVLSNTLLVVLKLVVGIFSGSISIISEAAHSAVDLLAALIAFFAVRKASEPPDKQHAYGHGKFENLSAAAEAFLIVLVAVWIVFEAVDKFQSSQQPEYLGYGILIMLISVIVNYLVSRRLLSVAHQTGSDALEADALHLRTDVWTSLGVLTGLAAIQITGLTWLDPAIAVVVSVIIFKAGYDMTLKNLWELTDISLPPEEEALIQEIITSHPEVISFHKLRTRRSGSYRQIDMHIVLENDMHLDKAHDICDEIEAQIKDALGLCVVVIHLEPNENEVE from the coding sequence TTGCAAAATCAGAATGCCCACAACGAATTAAAGAAACGCACAGCCTGGATATCGGTTCTGTCTAATACCCTGCTGGTGGTACTAAAATTAGTCGTTGGCATTTTTTCCGGTTCCATCAGTATCATTTCCGAGGCAGCCCATTCGGCCGTGGATCTCCTGGCGGCTTTGATCGCCTTCTTTGCGGTGCGCAAAGCCAGCGAGCCGCCGGATAAACAGCATGCCTACGGCCACGGAAAATTCGAGAATCTGTCGGCAGCGGCAGAGGCGTTTTTAATTGTATTAGTCGCTGTATGGATTGTCTTTGAAGCTGTTGACAAATTCCAAAGCAGTCAACAGCCGGAGTATCTGGGTTACGGCATTTTAATCATGTTGATTTCCGTCATCGTAAACTATCTGGTATCCCGCCGGCTATTAAGCGTTGCCCATCAGACCGGGTCCGACGCCCTGGAGGCTGATGCTCTTCACCTGCGGACCGACGTATGGACGTCTTTGGGAGTATTAACCGGATTGGCGGCGATCCAGATTACCGGTCTGACCTGGCTGGACCCGGCCATCGCGGTTGTGGTTTCGGTCATTATTTTTAAAGCAGGCTATGACATGACCTTGAAAAACCTATGGGAATTAACCGATATCAGTTTACCGCCGGAAGAAGAGGCCTTGATACAGGAGATCATCACCAGCCATCCGGAAGTGATCTCCTTTCATAAATTGCGAACCCGCCGTTCCGGCAGCTATCGCCAGATCGACATGCATATTGTCCTGGAAAATGACATGCACCTTGACAAAGCCCATGACATCTGCGATGAGATTGAGGCTCAAATCAAGGACGCGTTAGGGTTGTGCGTAGTGGTGATTCATTTGGAGCCCAATGAAAATGAAGTAGAATAA
- a CDS encoding phage holin family protein, translating to MNLDDLLQAIYKAGQGLADAWLFKTVLASIITALSGAHASALLWFVLLVFVDLVTRWLAISYAQLTESQCRNGLLSCLLNIPAAIQAGRINSDAMKHRFAGKMILYIALTIMAIGVDNMLRLAGETPMLVRVVWMYLAATEALSILENFRDAGIEQAGGLLDFLRSRLSTLFLKLKSK from the coding sequence TTGAATTTAGACGATTTACTACAGGCCATATACAAAGCCGGCCAAGGACTGGCTGACGCCTGGCTGTTCAAAACAGTGTTAGCCTCTATCATTACCGCCCTCAGTGGCGCCCATGCCAGTGCCCTGCTCTGGTTCGTTTTGCTGGTCTTCGTTGACTTGGTGACTCGCTGGCTTGCAATCAGCTATGCACAATTGACGGAAAGCCAATGCCGTAACGGGCTCTTATCCTGTCTGTTGAATATTCCGGCGGCAATTCAAGCCGGACGGATTAATTCAGACGCCATGAAGCACCGCTTTGCCGGCAAAATGATCTTGTATATTGCCCTGACAATCATGGCAATAGGCGTAGACAACATGCTGCGGCTTGCCGGCGAGACCCCGATGCTGGTCCGGGTAGTGTGGATGTACTTGGCAGCTACTGAGGCGCTGAGCATTTTGGAAAACTTCAGAGATGCAGGAATCGAGCAAGCTGGCGGCCTACTCGATTTTTTGCGCAGCCGATTGAGTACACTGTTCCTAAAACTAAAGTCGAAGTGA
- a CDS encoding 4Fe-4S dicluster domain-containing protein: protein MITIQTIDGNNRMSTQELLQRIDAAVSRGESEFFIEASGQHDIGGPLWHPEGKQLTFTVKNPGQRVGSMCLPGTEVIVEGAAAADVGWLNAGGKIVVRGDGGDTTAHCAAGGTIYIGGRAGARSGSLMKHDPLEAPPEFWVLKSVGSFSYEFMSGGIAVVCGYGCQPEESVLGDRSCVGMVGGKLYFRGQAGGISPKDVKTASLEPEDIAYLASRMDDFLQSIGRPELRAALTDWAEWRKVIPLTYEDRPKKANINIPAFRRDHWISGGLFSDVCSDDGQVAGLVATGTCRQRVPVWQDSRDGSAGKSACSDCKLCLKLCPEHAVIRSEENGQHRYEASGGRCIGCGVCSGVCPRKVWEMRVNSE, encoded by the coding sequence ATGATCACCATTCAGACGATAGACGGCAATAACCGGATGTCCACCCAGGAACTGCTGCAGCGGATTGACGCGGCTGTCAGCCGGGGCGAGAGCGAGTTTTTTATTGAAGCGTCCGGGCAGCATGATATCGGGGGCCCCTTGTGGCATCCGGAGGGGAAACAGTTAACCTTCACGGTGAAGAACCCTGGCCAGCGGGTGGGGTCTATGTGTCTTCCCGGCACCGAGGTTATCGTGGAAGGGGCGGCGGCGGCTGATGTGGGCTGGCTGAATGCCGGCGGCAAAATTGTGGTCAGGGGGGATGGCGGCGACACAACCGCCCATTGCGCCGCCGGCGGCACAATTTATATCGGCGGCCGGGCCGGAGCCCGTTCCGGCTCTTTGATGAAACACGATCCGCTGGAAGCGCCGCCGGAATTTTGGGTTCTGAAAAGCGTCGGCAGCTTTTCCTATGAATTTATGTCCGGCGGTATTGCTGTGGTCTGCGGCTATGGCTGTCAGCCGGAGGAATCAGTGCTGGGCGACCGGTCCTGTGTCGGTATGGTGGGCGGCAAGCTTTATTTTCGCGGCCAGGCCGGCGGCATTTCTCCCAAAGATGTCAAGACCGCTTCCTTAGAGCCCGAGGATATTGCCTATCTGGCAAGCCGCATGGATGATTTCCTCCAGTCCATCGGCAGACCGGAACTAAGGGCGGCCTTAACTGACTGGGCGGAATGGCGGAAAGTGATCCCCTTAACGTACGAAGACCGCCCGAAAAAGGCCAATATCAACATTCCGGCGTTTCGCCGCGACCATTGGATCAGCGGCGGTCTGTTCAGTGATGTTTGCAGCGATGATGGGCAGGTGGCGGGACTGGTGGCCACCGGGACCTGCCGGCAGAGGGTGCCGGTTTGGCAGGACAGCCGGGACGGCAGTGCCGGGAAATCTGCCTGCAGTGACTGTAAGCTCTGCCTCAAGCTATGCCCGGAACACGCTGTCATCCGCTCAGAAGAAAACGGACAGCACCGCTATGAGGCTTCCGGGGGGCGTTGCATCGGCTGTGGCGTCTGCAGCGGGGTTTGTCCGCGAAAAGTATGGGAAATGCGTGTTAACAGTGAATAA
- a CDS encoding N-acetylmuramoyl-L-alanine amidase: MVHIIETNLNFASMLARDSTRRLIIHHTGGSAGDDFSAKELHIIHGGQGWAGIGYHLVIRKDGSVERGRPIWARGAHSVSGNHDSIGIHVCGNFELEETPIAQVESLFGVCADLCRQYGLAPADIIGHRDQDATACPGQELYALLPQIRKQVQQN, translated from the coding sequence ATGGTTCATATCATAGAAACAAATTTGAATTTCGCATCCATGCTCGCCCGCGATTCCACCCGCCGCTTGATCATCCATCATACCGGCGGCAGTGCGGGGGATGATTTCAGTGCGAAGGAACTCCATATCATCCATGGCGGGCAGGGGTGGGCCGGTATCGGCTATCACTTGGTGATTCGCAAAGACGGCAGTGTGGAGCGGGGCCGGCCTATCTGGGCCAGAGGCGCCCATTCGGTTTCCGGCAATCACGACAGTATTGGCATCCACGTTTGCGGCAACTTCGAGTTGGAGGAGACGCCTATAGCACAGGTTGAGTCGCTATTCGGCGTATGCGCCGATCTGTGCCGACAGTATGGGCTAGCCCCAGCGGATATAATCGGCCATCGCGACCAGGATGCAACGGCATGCCCCGGGCAGGAGCTGTATGCTTTGCTGCCACAGATTCGTAAACAGGTTCAACAAAATTAG
- a CDS encoding branched-chain amino acid ABC transporter permease translates to MKEITKKDLLLLVLGLAVYAVVQSLISIEVIGPFWTLNIVLICINIILASSLNLINGFTGQFSIGHAGFMAVGAYAGAILTVKLQLPFLLAIIVGALVAGVLGFLIGLPTLRLSGDYLAIATLGLGEIIRITILNIPYVGGASGFMGIDRFTDFTWAFFLMLFTLFFIKNFINSTHGRACISIRENEIAAEAMGVNTTKYKVLAFTLGASFAGMAGVLFAHYFYIIHPTSFTFMKSFDYLTMVVLGGLGSLTGSITGAVLLTFISAALADYPEWRMVIYSLMLIALMLYRPQGLFGSKELSFKMFHLKGRERRDIA, encoded by the coding sequence ATGAAAGAGATTACGAAAAAAGATTTATTGTTACTGGTTTTGGGGCTGGCGGTTTATGCCGTAGTGCAGAGTCTAATCAGCATTGAGGTGATCGGACCTTTTTGGACTCTGAATATTGTATTGATTTGTATCAATATCATTCTGGCCAGCAGTCTGAACCTGATTAATGGTTTTACCGGTCAGTTCTCTATCGGTCATGCCGGCTTTATGGCGGTAGGCGCATATGCGGGAGCGATTTTGACCGTGAAACTGCAGCTCCCCTTTTTGCTGGCTATTATTGTCGGGGCTCTGGTGGCTGGCGTTCTCGGCTTTCTAATCGGTTTGCCGACCCTGCGTCTGAGCGGCGACTATCTGGCCATCGCCACCTTAGGACTGGGAGAAATTATCCGGATTACCATTTTGAATATTCCTTATGTGGGCGGCGCTTCCGGCTTCATGGGCATCGACCGTTTCACTGATTTCACATGGGCATTCTTCCTGATGCTGTTTACTTTGTTTTTTATTAAAAACTTTATTAATTCCACTCATGGCCGGGCCTGTATTTCCATCCGGGAGAATGAAATCGCCGCCGAGGCTATGGGTGTGAATACCACCAAATATAAGGTGCTGGCATTTACCCTGGGAGCTTCCTTTGCCGGTATGGCCGGCGTGTTGTTTGCTCACTATTTCTATATCATCCATCCGACTTCGTTCACTTTTATGAAATCCTTTGATTACCTGACCATGGTGGTGCTGGGGGGCTTAGGCAGCCTGACAGGGTCCATCACCGGCGCGGTTCTCCTAACCTTTATTTCCGCCGCTTTGGCGGATTATCCCGAATGGCGGATGGTTATTTATTCTCTGATGCTGATCGCCCTCATGCTGTATCGTCCCCAGGGGCTGTTCGGCAGCAAGGAGCTCAGTTTTAAAATGTTTCATCTGAAGGGGAGGGAACGTCGTGACATTGCTTAA
- a CDS encoding branched-chain amino acid ABC transporter permease: MDFSSFAQQFGQQLINGLSLGSIYALIALGYTMVYGIIRLINFAHGDIYMVGAYIAFFATTSLNLSFFPALILSMAGAAVLGMVIERAAYRPLRSAPKTAVLITAIGVSLLLEYGGMLIVSPQPKTFPPLIQTQVYHIGELVVNSQQIVILTVSLALMVLLTYVVQHTMIGKAMRAVSYDTDAARLMGIDVDKVISFTFAVGSGLAAAAGVLVGVYYNSIDPLMGMMPGLKAFVAAVLGGIGLIPGAMFGGILIGVIEAMVSGFISSTFRDAAAFAILIIILLFKPSGLLGKNVREKV; encoded by the coding sequence ATGGATTTTTCTTCATTTGCCCAGCAGTTCGGTCAGCAGTTGATCAACGGCCTTTCCCTCGGCAGTATTTATGCTCTGATCGCCCTGGGCTACACAATGGTGTACGGTATCATCCGCTTAATTAATTTCGCCCATGGCGATATCTACATGGTCGGCGCTTATATTGCGTTTTTTGCGACCACCAGCTTAAATCTGTCATTTTTCCCGGCTCTCATTCTTTCTATGGCTGGCGCGGCTGTTTTGGGCATGGTGATTGAAAGGGCGGCTTACCGGCCTTTGCGAAGCGCCCCCAAAACCGCCGTGCTGATTACCGCTATCGGAGTTTCCCTGTTGCTGGAGTATGGCGGAATGCTGATCGTATCGCCGCAGCCGAAGACTTTTCCGCCTCTCATCCAAACTCAAGTCTATCATATCGGCGAACTGGTGGTTAACAGTCAGCAGATCGTCATTCTGACGGTTTCTCTTGCCTTGATGGTGCTTTTGACCTATGTGGTCCAGCATACCATGATCGGCAAAGCCATGCGCGCTGTGTCCTATGACACCGATGCCGCCCGGCTGATGGGCATTGATGTGGATAAGGTTATTTCCTTTACCTTTGCCGTTGGTTCCGGCCTGGCGGCGGCAGCCGGCGTACTGGTGGGAGTTTACTATAACTCCATTGATCCGCTGATGGGAATGATGCCTGGCCTGAAGGCGTTCGTCGCGGCCGTGCTGGGCGGTATCGGACTGATTCCGGGCGCTATGTTCGGCGGAATACTCATAGGAGTCATCGAGGCTATGGTCAGCGGCTTTATTTCATCAACCTTTCGTGATGCAGCGGCCTTTGCGATCCTTATCATTATCCTGCTGTTCAAACCGTCCGGTTTGCTTGGCAAGAACGTACGCGAGAAAGTGTAG
- a CDS encoding ABC transporter ATP-binding protein, with the protein MLTIDNINVYYGAIHALKGISVDVQEGEIVTLIGANGAGKSTTLRTISGLLRPRTGQLLFEGQNIAQAAAQKIVAMGISQVPEGRKIFANMSVLENLELGAYIRSDKQEIKKDMENVFGRFPRLAERRGQLAGTLSGGEQQMLAMGRALMSRPRLLLLDEPSMGLAPLLVKEIFSIIREINQTGTTILLVEQNANMALSIAHKAYVLETGRITLYGTAKELSESEAVRKAYLGG; encoded by the coding sequence ATGCTAACGATTGATAATATTAATGTATATTACGGCGCTATCCATGCTCTCAAGGGGATCAGCGTCGATGTGCAGGAAGGCGAGATTGTCACCTTAATTGGCGCCAACGGCGCCGGCAAAAGCACGACCCTGCGCACGATTTCCGGTTTATTGCGTCCCCGGACCGGCCAGCTTCTGTTTGAAGGCCAAAATATTGCCCAGGCAGCGGCTCAGAAGATTGTGGCTATGGGCATCTCTCAGGTGCCGGAAGGCCGTAAAATATTTGCTAATATGAGCGTACTTGAAAATTTGGAGCTGGGGGCTTATATTAGAAGTGATAAGCAAGAAATCAAAAAGGACATGGAAAACGTCTTCGGGCGATTCCCCCGTCTGGCTGAGCGCCGCGGCCAATTAGCCGGAACCCTGAGCGGCGGTGAACAGCAGATGCTGGCGATGGGGCGGGCCTTGATGAGCCGGCCGCGGCTCTTACTTCTGGATGAACCGTCCATGGGCCTGGCTCCGCTGCTGGTGAAAGAAATCTTCTCGATTATACGGGAAATCAACCAAACAGGCACCACGATTCTGCTGGTGGAACAAAACGCCAACATGGCTCTGTCTATCGCTCACAAAGCCTATGTATTGGAAACCGGACGCATCACTCTGTACGGCACAGCCAAAGAACTGTCCGAGAGCGAAGCAGTACGCAAGGCCTATCTCGGAGGCTAA
- a CDS encoding CBS and ACT domain-containing protein: MFVAKRMTPDPVTITPATSVSDAIQLLRTHQFRRLPVVDNGKLVGIVTDRDLREVSPSPATTLSVYELNYLLAKMQIKDVMKSPVQTIRDDATIEEAALVMYNDKIGGLVVVDANQKVAGIITETDIFKTFVDLMGLTEGKTRITINVTDKVGLLHEVTGVFKDLSVNIGSLVTYPLDNGHFQLVVRADIQEQDMPAIAKRLEAIQCPVVHVAYIR; this comes from the coding sequence ATGTTTGTGGCTAAGCGGATGACCCCTGATCCTGTCACCATAACCCCTGCTACCTCTGTGTCTGATGCCATTCAACTCTTGCGGACGCATCAATTCCGGCGGCTGCCTGTAGTGGACAACGGCAAACTGGTAGGCATCGTAACGGACCGCGACCTGCGGGAAGTATCTCCTTCACCGGCAACCACATTATCGGTGTACGAATTGAACTATCTGTTAGCGAAAATGCAGATTAAAGACGTGATGAAGTCCCCGGTCCAAACCATCCGGGACGACGCCACCATCGAAGAAGCGGCCCTTGTTATGTACAATGATAAAATCGGCGGTTTAGTGGTTGTTGACGCCAATCAAAAAGTGGCGGGAATTATTACGGAAACGGACATTTTTAAAACCTTCGTTGACCTGATGGGCCTAACCGAAGGCAAGACCCGCATTACCATTAATGTGACCGACAAAGTGGGCCTGCTCCACGAAGTGACCGGTGTGTTCAAGGATTTGTCAGTCAATATCGGCAGCCTTGTGACCTATCCTCTGGACAATGGTCACTTCCAGCTGGTGGTCCGGGCTGACATTCAGGAGCAGGATATGCCGGCAATTGCGAAACGCCTGGAAGCGATTCAGTGCCCCGTTGTCCATGTGGCTTATATTCGTTGA
- a CDS encoding ABC transporter ATP-binding protein, with product MTLLKATKLSKVFGGLRAVSNFSLEIQPGELVGLIGPNGAGKTTAFNLLTGVYEPTSGEIEFDGKSVVGLKPYQITQRGIARTFQNIRLFANLSVLDNVKIAYHFHVKYGLVESVLRMGRYHKEEEEIRQKAIQFLKIFQLEDKKDEIAKNLPYGEQRRLEIARALAAQPKLLLLDEPAAGMNPQETHQLMDMIRWIREKFDLTILLIEHDMSLVMGVCERIYVLDYGSIIAHGTPAEIKNNPRVIEAYLGEEVH from the coding sequence GTGACATTGCTTAAGGCGACTAAACTTTCCAAGGTGTTTGGCGGTCTGCGGGCGGTTTCGAATTTTAGCCTGGAAATCCAGCCGGGCGAACTGGTGGGGTTGATCGGTCCCAACGGGGCTGGCAAGACCACGGCGTTCAACCTGCTGACCGGCGTATATGAGCCAACTTCCGGCGAGATCGAATTTGACGGCAAAAGCGTTGTAGGGCTGAAACCCTATCAGATCACTCAGCGGGGCATAGCCCGGACATTCCAGAACATCCGGCTGTTTGCCAATCTTTCTGTTTTGGATAATGTAAAAATTGCCTACCATTTTCATGTGAAATACGGACTGGTGGAAAGCGTACTGCGTATGGGCCGTTATCACAAAGAAGAAGAAGAGATTAGGCAAAAAGCCATTCAATTTTTAAAGATCTTTCAACTGGAAGATAAAAAAGACGAGATTGCCAAAAACTTGCCTTACGGTGAGCAGCGGCGCCTGGAAATCGCCAGAGCCCTGGCGGCTCAGCCTAAACTCCTGCTTTTAGACGAGCCGGCGGCAGGCATGAATCCTCAGGAAACCCATCAGCTCATGGACATGATCCGCTGGATCCGGGAAAAGTTTGATTTAACCATCCTGCTGATCGAGCATGATATGAGTCTGGTCATGGGAGTATGCGAACGGATTTACGTGCTGGACTATGGCAGCATTATCGCTCACGGTACGCCGGCTGAAATTAAAAACAATCCGCGGGTGATTGAAGCCTACCTCGGAGAGGAGGTACACTGA
- a CDS encoding ABC transporter substrate-binding protein, with product MTGMMLFALTGCGGSQADSKEIKVGANFEMTGGIATFGQSSVNGIKLAFKEINATGGVIGKQLTLVVADNKSEPSEATSAMTKLVAQDKVVAVLGAVASSNTLAGSQVAHDNKVPFITPTSTNPKVTVDDSGKVKEYAFRACFIDPFQGTVMANFAFKSLGAKTAAVYIDNSSDYAKGLAQFFEEAFVQNGGKIVAKEAYLQKDQDFKATLTKMKASNPDVIFVPGYYEEAGKIVKQARELGYTKPLLGGDGWDSPKLVEIAGPEALNNGFFSNHYSPEDKDPRVVKFVESYKKEYNQVPDALAALGYDAALMLADAIKRANSTESGKIKDALAQIQNLQVVSGNITLNDYHDPVKSAIVIEMKEGKQTFKEKVNP from the coding sequence ATGACCGGGATGATGCTTTTCGCCCTGACTGGCTGCGGCGGCTCCCAGGCGGATTCCAAGGAAATCAAAGTCGGCGCCAACTTCGAAATGACCGGCGGTATCGCTACCTTCGGTCAATCTTCCGTTAACGGTATCAAACTGGCCTTTAAAGAAATCAACGCTACCGGCGGGGTGATTGGCAAACAGCTGACATTAGTCGTGGCTGACAACAAATCCGAGCCTTCTGAGGCCACCAGCGCCATGACCAAATTGGTCGCTCAGGACAAAGTGGTCGCCGTATTAGGCGCGGTCGCCAGCTCCAACACCCTGGCCGGATCTCAAGTGGCCCATGACAACAAGGTTCCTTTTATCACCCCGACCTCTACCAACCCGAAGGTCACGGTGGATGACAGCGGCAAGGTAAAGGAATATGCCTTCCGCGCTTGTTTTATCGATCCGTTCCAAGGTACTGTAATGGCTAACTTTGCATTCAAGTCCCTGGGCGCGAAGACGGCTGCCGTCTATATCGACAACAGCTCGGACTATGCCAAGGGCCTGGCTCAGTTCTTTGAAGAAGCCTTTGTGCAAAATGGCGGCAAGATCGTAGCCAAAGAAGCCTACCTGCAAAAAGACCAGGACTTTAAAGCCACTCTGACCAAGATGAAAGCAAGCAATCCGGACGTAATCTTTGTGCCCGGCTACTATGAAGAAGCCGGCAAAATCGTAAAACAGGCCCGTGAACTGGGCTATACCAAACCGCTGCTGGGCGGCGACGGCTGGGATTCCCCGAAACTGGTGGAAATCGCTGGACCGGAAGCTCTGAATAACGGTTTCTTCAGCAATCACTATTCACCGGAAGACAAAGATCCCCGGGTCGTGAAATTCGTGGAATCCTATAAAAAAGAGTACAACCAAGTACCTGACGCTCTGGCGGCTCTGGGGTACGACGCGGCTCTCATGCTGGCTGATGCAATAAAACGCGCTAACAGCACCGAGTCCGGCAAAATTAAAGACGCTTTGGCCCAAATTCAGAACTTGCAGGTTGTTTCCGGTAACATCACCCTGAATGATTACCATGATCCGGTTAAAAGCGCTATTGTAATCGAAATGAAAGAAGGCAAGCAAACCTTTAAGGAAAAAGTCAATCCTTAA
- a CDS encoding sigma-70 family RNA polymerase sigma factor has protein sequence MSHDNTQKLLFELQEYIHHPQILQRKMDFYEKREDYLTWRHNAALEDKYTTKHIEYILKQYSATPEEILLEKERQQEIIDLLLYIRATIGEENFKILWLYAVEGLTQQQIAEKFHTYKQNISRILKKILEKIQKKCDKHPDFCVVIWRERLFLDATKDAGGPKHKIDYPHEFLQAVNAGGHWQQGKYTSGKECHIPEYLAEAFGDVQTKCPICMEDNGDYHCSRQE, from the coding sequence ATGAGCCATGACAACACGCAAAAACTACTATTCGAGCTGCAGGAATATATCCATCATCCCCAGATCCTGCAAAGGAAAATGGATTTCTATGAAAAACGGGAAGACTATTTGACCTGGCGCCATAATGCAGCCCTGGAAGACAAGTACACTACGAAACATATCGAGTACATATTAAAACAATATAGCGCCACGCCAGAGGAGATTTTGCTGGAAAAAGAACGGCAGCAGGAAATCATTGACCTGCTGCTGTATATAAGGGCCACCATTGGCGAAGAGAATTTTAAAATATTGTGGCTGTATGCGGTGGAAGGACTGACACAGCAGCAAATTGCCGAGAAATTTCACACTTACAAACAAAATATTTCTCGGATTCTAAAAAAAATTTTAGAAAAGATACAAAAAAAGTGTGACAAACACCCCGATTTTTGTGTTGTTATATGGAGGGAACGTTTGTTCTTGGATGCGACCAAAGACGCAGGCGGTCCCAAACACAAAATTGACTATCCCCATGAGTTCCTCCAGGCGGTAAACGCCGGCGGCCACTGGCAGCAGGGGAAATATACCTCCGGCAAAGAGTGCCATATTCCGGAATATTTGGCTGAGGCCTTTGGCGATGTGCAGACCAAATGCCCGATATGTATGGAGGATAACGGGGATTATCATTGTTCCCGGCAAGAGTGA
- a CDS encoding glutamate synthase-related protein yields MEAVKTQDVTANDLSWQIQYQHDRCTLCGRCLAACSFRAIEAVMEKRLVGLPTENQPAYRIMPAIRQKNSLTEACVGCGMCEKVCPNQAIRPVKNPYSRQNLLARAGGSPIKRGGRDNLHQDRTLDKIVVGRISQMTDPSLDAERHTFDILAPFGRILPPHELPFKNDGHSLQAEGQTPPVNWIYPVIFGDMSIGALSARAWEALALAVAYLNEKHHMPVRMSSGEGGMPQKLLGSEQLKYMILQIASGHFGWNRIIQAIPRMKADPAGILIKIGQGAKPGDGGLLPAAKVAEHIQAIRGVPKADLLSPPNHQGLYSIEESVQKMFLSMNAAFKFRVPVAIKCAASATSVSVYNNLLRDPYRICGGFLLDGIHGGTGAANEVSMDHTGHPVISKTRECYLAAVKQGRQGQIPLWAGGGLGLTGNAAADAFKMICLGANGVFISRILIQLMGCIGNEQGRCNACNTGKCPTGICTQDPRLVKRLDVDRAAANIVDYMLALDYELRKLMAPIGNSSLPVGRSDALISLDKDVADKLAIQYAC; encoded by the coding sequence ATGGAAGCAGTAAAAACGCAAGACGTAACGGCCAATGATCTTTCCTGGCAAATACAATATCAGCATGACCGCTGTACCCTGTGCGGCCGCTGCCTGGCTGCCTGCAGCTTCCGGGCGATTGAAGCCGTCATGGAAAAGCGGCTGGTGGGGCTGCCCACAGAGAATCAGCCGGCTTACCGCATAATGCCGGCCATTCGTCAGAAAAACAGCCTGACCGAAGCCTGTGTGGGCTGCGGCATGTGTGAAAAGGTTTGTCCCAACCAGGCCATCCGGCCGGTGAAGAACCCCTATTCCCGCCAGAATCTTCTGGCCCGGGCCGGCGGCAGCCCGATTAAACGGGGCGGCCGGGATAACCTGCACCAGGATAGAACCCTGGATAAAATCGTGGTCGGAAGGATTTCGCAAATGACCGATCCATCCCTGGACGCCGAACGCCATACCTTCGATATCCTGGCGCCATTCGGCCGCATTTTGCCGCCGCATGAACTGCCGTTTAAAAATGACGGCCATTCTTTGCAGGCAGAGGGGCAGACGCCGCCGGTGAACTGGATTTACCCTGTCATATTCGGCGACATGTCCATCGGCGCTCTGTCAGCCAGAGCGTGGGAAGCTCTGGCCCTGGCCGTGGCCTATTTAAATGAAAAGCATCATATGCCGGTCCGGATGTCCTCGGGGGAAGGGGGCATGCCCCAGAAACTGCTGGGTTCGGAGCAGCTGAAGTACATGATCCTTCAAATCGCCTCCGGGCACTTTGGCTGGAACCGGATCATTCAGGCCATTCCCCGGATGAAAGCCGATCCGGCCGGAATCCTGATCAAAATCGGACAGGGGGCCAAGCCGGGGGACGGAGGGCTTTTGCCGGCGGCCAAGGTGGCCGAACACATTCAGGCCATCCGGGGCGTGCCCAAGGCAGACCTGCTGTCGCCCCCCAATCATCAGGGACTCTATTCTATCGAAGAATCCGTGCAAAAAATGTTCCTGTCCATGAATGCCGCCTTTAAATTCCGGGTGCCGGTAGCCATCAAATGCGCCGCGTCCGCCACATCGGTTTCGGTGTACAACAACCTGTTGCGGGACCCTTACCGGATCTGCGGCGGATTTCTCCTGGACGGAATCCATGGCGGAACCGGCGCGGCCAATGAGGTGTCCATGGACCACACCGGCCATCCGGTGATCTCCAAGACACGGGAGTGCTACCTGGCAGCGGTCAAACAGGGCCGTCAGGGCCAGATTCCTCTCTGGGCGGGGGGCGGCCTCGGCCTGACCGGCAATGCGGCGGCAGATGCCTTTAAAATGATCTGCCTGGGCGCCAATGGAGTCTTTATTTCCCGCATCCTGATTCAGCTGATGGGCTGTATCGGCAATGAACAAGGACGCTGCAACGCCTGTAACACCGGTAAGTGCCCCACCGGCATCTGCACCCAGGACCCCCGGCTGGTCAAACGGCTGGACGTGGACCGGGCCGCCGCCAATATCGTTGACTACATGCTGGCCCTGGATTATGAACTGCGCAAGCTGATGGCTCCTATCGGCAACAGTTCGCTGCCGGTAGGCCGTTCCGACGCGTTGATCAGCCTGGATAAGGATGTTGCCGACAAGCTGGCTATCCAATATGCTTGTTAG